GATGTTGAACTTGTTGATCCTGTATCCGCATCAGTTTTAACAGGGATGTATTCAAAATTGTCCGGATTAAAGCTTCGTGAACCAAAGAATGCTGTGTTTGCGGGAGTAATATCCGCGTTCATACCCGGGACCGGGCAGGTGTATTGCGGTAGGGTGTTGGATGGTGTATATGCGTTTATCATAAATGCTCTGGCAATATCCGCTGCATATACAAGTTTTAATGATGGTAATAATAGCGCCGGGGTGCTGATCACTACTTTGGGTATACCTTTTTATGCAGGGAATGTGGTTAATGCCGCGAATTATGCGGAAGTTAGTAACAGAAGATATCATTCTGTGGTATGTACTGGGATTGAAGAGGGGATTGAGAAAAG
The sequence above is drawn from the Elusimicrobiota bacterium genome and encodes:
- the yidD gene encoding membrane protein insertion efficiency factor YidD, with product DVELVDPVSASVLTGMYSKLSGLKLREPKNAVFAGVISAFIPGTGQVYCGRVLDGVYAFIINALAISAAYTSFNDGNNSAGVLITTLGIPFYAGNVVNAANYAEVSNRRYHSVVCTGIEEGIEKSVLEVLYHKKWGDSVVNTNVRYPSVGEGAVVFYQKIMSSQRSSVCVFYPSCSEYGKLCMIKHGVAIGSCEAAARMLRCHSSSYGYYYKDDNGKLADPVNPILID